A window of Nicotiana tabacum cultivar K326 chromosome 24, ASM71507v2, whole genome shotgun sequence contains these coding sequences:
- the LOC107805490 gene encoding thaumatin-like protein, giving the protein MLISPYLLHILLCIFLFLFSTDGTQVILVNNCKESIWPGILGGAGQTILKDGGFHLNSGEQIVLDVPEKWSGRIWGRQNCHFDENGKGKCDTGDCGSQLQCRGMGGEPPATVVEMTLGSSTSPLHFYDVSLVDGFNLPVSMKPVGGGVGCGIAECEVDLNICCPSALEVKSGEKVVGCKSACLAIQSPKYCCTGEYANPKTCKPTVFAHLFKAICPKAYSYAFDDASSLYTCRASRYLVSFCPPK; this is encoded by the exons ATGCTTATTTCACCTTATCTTCTCCATATTCTGCTCTGcatatttctctttctttttagcACTG ATGGAACACAAGTTATTCTAGTAAACAACTGCAAGGAGAGCATATGGCCAGGAATTCTTGGCGGTGCAGGGCAGACTATTCTAAAAGATGGCGGCTTTCACCTCAACAGTGGCGAGCAAATAGTCCTCGACGTGCCTGAGAAGTGGTCGGGTAGAATATGGGGCAGACAGAATTGCCATTTCGACGAGAATGGGAAAGGAAAATGTGACACAGGAGACTGTGGTAGCCAATTACAGTGCCGGGGGATGGGAGGTGAGCCCCCGGCTACTGTTGTAGAAATGACATTAGGCTCATCGACTTCGCCCTTACATTTCTACGATGTGAGCTTAGTCGATGGCTTTAACTTGCCTGTATCGATGAAACCTGTGGGGGGAGGCGTTGGTTGTGGAATAGCAGAATGTGAAGTTGATTTAAACATATGTTGCCCATCTGCATTGGAAGTTAAGTCAGGAGAAAAAGTGGTGGGGTGCAAAAGTGCATGTTTGGCTATACAATCACCAAAATACTGCTGCACAGGAGAGTATGCAAATCCTAAAACTTGCAAACCAACTGTTTTTGCTCATCTGTTTAAGGCTATTTGCCCAAAGGCTTATAGTTATGCTTTTGATGATGCTTCCAGTCTTTACACATGTAGGGCTTCTAGATATTTGGTAAGTTTCTGTCCTCCCAAGTGA
- the LOC107805491 gene encoding uncharacterized protein LOC107805491, with protein MPVRVVETSSTPSQPSGATSGNTLPPACTLLSVGQAFSGTQNVSSQQKDEAWRVNVRIQGCDLDHGYLCGTMEALNVPMADTPVVTFWEGEIVDTKNYTFFTGKWGATSEDDIKHWTKFPSFSPLLSQVEVDGGKSLDLSNYPYIFMRWKEQYFVNVGTDCGLTIAGFYYVCFSCSDGSINGFYYDPNSSPFQKLELKSTNEGRSGFSFSSYELQ; from the exons GTGCAACTTCAGGAAATACTTTGCCTCCAGCCTGTACACTTCTAAGTGTCGGACAG gCATTTTCTGGGACTCAGAATGTCTCAAGTCAACAAAAAGATGAAGCTTGGAGAGTAAATGTGCGAATTCAAGGTTGCGACCTTGATCATGGGTATCTCTGTGGTACAATGGAAGCTCTTAATGTTCCTATGGCAGATACACCA GTAGTTACTTTCTGGGAAGGAGAAATTGTTGACACCAAGAACTATACTTTCTTCACTGGCAAATGGGGCGCCAC ATCGGAAGATGATATAAAACACTGGACCAAGTTTCCATCGTTTTCACCCCTTCTG AGCCAAGTGGAGGTCGATGGTGGTAAATCACTGGACCTGAGTAACTATCCATACATATTCATG AGATGGAAAGAACAATACTTCGTAAATGTTGGAACAGACTGTGGGTTGACAATCGCTGGTTTCTACTATGTGTGCTTCTCCTGTAGTGATGGCTCCATCAATGGCTTCTATTATGATCCCAATAGCAG CCCTTTTCAGAAGTTAGAACTAAAATCCACAAACGAGGGACGATCAGGTTTCAGTTTTTCCTCGTATGAGTTGCAATGA
- the LOC107805489 gene encoding amino acid transporter AVT1E-like isoform X1, producing MGMRLDEEFGADRVLQIETDDEENEADDYKIEEDDDDSGSDFTLHSPVHEPSHSQIGPHDSPTWPQSYRQSMDMFTGVTPPSLSFLRGSSFLRSQTTPTPQPSICKPLISSLRSDKEEVPTLTHPTRLSVVSSARYSALELPPSQQCSYTQSVLNAINALCGIGILSTPYALKEGGWCSLFLLLLFGIITFYTGILLKKCLDSSPGIETYPDIGQAAFGMLGRIFIAVALYAELYSSCIEYLIMMSDNLGAIFPSARMVFAGIHLDSYQMCAIISTLVILPTVWLRNLSLLSYISAGGVIALIVVVLCLLWVGAINEVGFHSGGTALNIAKLPVTIGLYSFCYGSHSVFPNIYSSMKEPSRFPSVLLISFSIAFFSYLGVAVCGFLMFGENTSPQFTLNLPAKLITSKVAAWTVVLTPVTKYAITITPVAFGIEEFLPSRQLRTYGVSILIRTILVFSTLVISLTVPYFGSVMSLIGSSLVMLVSLILPCACYIKLSKDRITRFQLAACTSIIVVGVVSAVIGTYSAVTSMAN from the exons ATGGGAATGAGATTAGATGAAGAATTTGGAGCAGATAGGGTGTTACAAATCGAAACAGACGATGAAGAGAATGAAGCAGATGATTACAagattgaagaagatgatgatgatagTGGATCTGATTTTACCCTTCACTCTCCAGTACATGAGCCATCTCATAGCCAAATTGGACCTCATGATTCTCCTACTTGGCCTCAAAGTTACAG GCAGTCAATGGACATGTTCACAGGTGTGACCCCTCCTTCACTCAGCTTTTTAAGGGGAAGCTCCTTCTTGAGGTCTCAGACTACTCCAACGCCTCAACCTTCGATTTGCAAACCTCTAATTTCCTCTCTGCGCTCAGACAAGGAAGAAGTTCCAACCTTAACACATCCAACAAGGTTATCTGTTGTCTCTTCAGCAAGATATTCAGCACTTGAATTGCCACCATCACAGCAGTGTTCATATACTCAATCAGTTCTTAATG CGATAAATGCTCTCTGTGGAATAGGGATACTTTCGACTCCCTATGCACTCAAAGAAGGAGGATGGTGTAGCCTTTTTCTGCTGCTGCTTTTTGGAATCATTACTTTCTACACTGGAATTTTGTTGAAAAAATGTTTAGACAGTTCTCCTGGTATTGAAACCTATCCTGATATCGGACAAGCTGCTTTTGGAATGCTAGGTCGAATATTTATAGCT GTAGCCTTATACGCGGAACTATAT TCCTCTTGCATCGAGTATTTGATTATGATGAGTGACAATCTTGGTGCCATATTCCCAAGTGCTCGCATGGTCTTTGCTGGAATTCATCTGGATTCTTATCAAATGTGTGCTATCATTTCTACCCTTGTCATACTTCCAACAGTTTGGCTAAGAAACCTCAGTTTGCTGTCAtacatttcag CTGGTGGAGTGATTGCACTGATTGTCGTGGTGCTTTGCTTGTTATGGGTTGGCGCGATCAATGAAGTTGGATTTCACTCGGGTGGAACAGCATTAAACATTGCAAAATTGCCCGTCACAATTGGTCTATATAGTTTTTGCTATGGCAGCCATTCAGTTTTCCCAAATATCTACTCATCAATGAAAGAACCTTCAAGATTTCCTTCTGTTCTACTTATAAG CTTTTCCATTGCCTTCTTTTCGTACCTCGGAGTAGCAGTTTGTGGCTTCCTAATGTTTGGTGAAAACACCAGTCCGCAGTTCACATTGAATTTGCCAGCAAAACTTATTACTTCAAAAGTTGCAGCTTGGACAGTG GTTTTAACCCCTGTCACAAAATATGCCATAACAATTACACCAGTCGCGTTTGGCATTGAAGAATTCTTACCTTCACGTCAGCTTAGAACTTATGGTGTATCGATCCTCATCAGAACAATTCTGGTGTTTTCAACTTTGGTCATTTCACTAACAGTTCCATATTTTG GTTCTGTAATGTCATTGATTGGATCTTCACTAGTAATGCTTGTG TCTCTGATCCTTCCTTGTGCATGCTACATTAAACTAAGCAAGGATCGAATCACACGATTTCAG CTTGCAGCTTGCACTTCCATTATAGTCGTGGGAGTGGTTTCTGCAGTTATTGGCACATATTCTGCGGTCACAAGCATGGCCAACTAG
- the LOC107805489 gene encoding amino acid transporter AVT1C-like isoform X2, with amino-acid sequence MGMRLDEEFGADRVLQIETDDEENEADDYKIEEDDDDSGSDFTLHSPVHEPSHSQIGPHDSPTWPQSYRQSMDMFTGVTPPSLSFLRGSSFLRSQTTPTPQPSICKPLISSLRSDKEEVPTLTHPTRLSVVSSARYSALELPPSQQCSYTQSVLNAINALCGIGILSTPYALKEGGWCSLFLLLLFGIITFYTGILLKKCLDSSPGIETYPDIGQAAFGMLGRIFIAVALYAELYSSCIEYLIMMSDNLGAIFPSARMVFAGIHLDSYQMCAIISTLVILPTVWLRNLSLLSYISAGGVIALIVVVLCLLWVGAINEVGFHSGGTALNIAKLPVTIGLYSFCYGSHSVFPNIYSSMKEPSRFPSVLLISFSIAFFSYLGVAVCGFLMFGENTSPQFTLNLPAKLITSKVAAWTVVLTPVTKYAITITPVAFGIEEFLPSRQLRTYGVSILIRTILVFSTLVISLTVPYFGSVMSLIGSSLVMLVEVSGSSRGNNLLHKFSDPSLCMLH; translated from the exons ATGGGAATGAGATTAGATGAAGAATTTGGAGCAGATAGGGTGTTACAAATCGAAACAGACGATGAAGAGAATGAAGCAGATGATTACAagattgaagaagatgatgatgatagTGGATCTGATTTTACCCTTCACTCTCCAGTACATGAGCCATCTCATAGCCAAATTGGACCTCATGATTCTCCTACTTGGCCTCAAAGTTACAG GCAGTCAATGGACATGTTCACAGGTGTGACCCCTCCTTCACTCAGCTTTTTAAGGGGAAGCTCCTTCTTGAGGTCTCAGACTACTCCAACGCCTCAACCTTCGATTTGCAAACCTCTAATTTCCTCTCTGCGCTCAGACAAGGAAGAAGTTCCAACCTTAACACATCCAACAAGGTTATCTGTTGTCTCTTCAGCAAGATATTCAGCACTTGAATTGCCACCATCACAGCAGTGTTCATATACTCAATCAGTTCTTAATG CGATAAATGCTCTCTGTGGAATAGGGATACTTTCGACTCCCTATGCACTCAAAGAAGGAGGATGGTGTAGCCTTTTTCTGCTGCTGCTTTTTGGAATCATTACTTTCTACACTGGAATTTTGTTGAAAAAATGTTTAGACAGTTCTCCTGGTATTGAAACCTATCCTGATATCGGACAAGCTGCTTTTGGAATGCTAGGTCGAATATTTATAGCT GTAGCCTTATACGCGGAACTATAT TCCTCTTGCATCGAGTATTTGATTATGATGAGTGACAATCTTGGTGCCATATTCCCAAGTGCTCGCATGGTCTTTGCTGGAATTCATCTGGATTCTTATCAAATGTGTGCTATCATTTCTACCCTTGTCATACTTCCAACAGTTTGGCTAAGAAACCTCAGTTTGCTGTCAtacatttcag CTGGTGGAGTGATTGCACTGATTGTCGTGGTGCTTTGCTTGTTATGGGTTGGCGCGATCAATGAAGTTGGATTTCACTCGGGTGGAACAGCATTAAACATTGCAAAATTGCCCGTCACAATTGGTCTATATAGTTTTTGCTATGGCAGCCATTCAGTTTTCCCAAATATCTACTCATCAATGAAAGAACCTTCAAGATTTCCTTCTGTTCTACTTATAAG CTTTTCCATTGCCTTCTTTTCGTACCTCGGAGTAGCAGTTTGTGGCTTCCTAATGTTTGGTGAAAACACCAGTCCGCAGTTCACATTGAATTTGCCAGCAAAACTTATTACTTCAAAAGTTGCAGCTTGGACAGTG GTTTTAACCCCTGTCACAAAATATGCCATAACAATTACACCAGTCGCGTTTGGCATTGAAGAATTCTTACCTTCACGTCAGCTTAGAACTTATGGTGTATCGATCCTCATCAGAACAATTCTGGTGTTTTCAACTTTGGTCATTTCACTAACAGTTCCATATTTTG GTTCTGTAATGTCATTGATTGGATCTTCACTAGTAATGCTTGTG gaggtttcaggttcgagccgtggaaacaacctcttgcataaAT TCTCTGATCCTTCCTTGTGCATGCTACATTAA
- the LOC107793133 gene encoding laccase-17 → MGFSSTFPSLVPMAMFIIAFLALCLMPQPALAITRHYEFNITMANVTRLCHTKSIVTVNGKFPGPRIVTREGDRLLIKVNNHVPNNISIHWHGVRQLRSGWADGPAYITQCPIQTGQSYVYNYTIVGQRGTLWWHAHISWLRSTLYGPLIILPKKNESYPFLKPFKEVPIILGEWFNADPEAIISQALQTGGGPNVSDAYTINGLPGLLYNCSAKDTFKLKVKLGKTYLFRMINAALNDELFFSIANHTLTVVDADAVYVKPFETNTILITPGQTTNVLLKTKSEYPSATFLMTARPYVTGQGTFDNSTVAGILEYESPISHSTKSMKKLPMFMPTLPPLNDTSFATNFSKKLRSLATSQFPTKVPQNVDKHFFFTVGLGTTPCDKNQTCQGPTNTTKFAASINNISFVQPTTALLQSHFIGQSNGVYSPYFPNNPLNWFNYTGNPPNNTMVSNGTKVLVLPFNTSVELIMQDTSILGAESHPLHLHGFNFFVVGQGFGNFDPNKDPANFNLIDPVERNTVGVPSGGWVAIRFLADNPGVWFMHCHLEVHTSWGLKMAWLVLDGKLPNQKLLPPPSDLPKC, encoded by the exons ATGGGTTTTTCTAGTACTTTTCCATCATTAGTTCCTATGGCAATGTTCATTATTGCTTTTCTGGCATTGTGTCTCATGCCTCAGCCTGCACTAGCCATCACCAGACACTATGAGTTCAAT ATAACAATGGCAAATGTCACTAGATTGTGCCATACTAAGAGCATAGTGACGGTTAATGGAAAATTCCCAGGGCCTCGTATTGTGACAAGGGAGGGTGATCGTCTACTTATAAAAGTCAATAACCATGTTCCTAACAATATTTCTATTCACTG GCATGGAGTGAGACAGCTTCGTAGTGGATGGGCAGATGGTCCTGCATATATAACACAATGCCCCATTCAAACAGGCCAAAGTTATGTATATAATTACACAATTGTTGGTCAAAGAGGGACTTTGTGGTGGCATGCCCATATTTCATGGCTAAGATCTACTCTTTATGGCCCTCTAATTATCCTTCCTAAGAAAAATGAATCCTACCCTTTTCTCAAACCATTCAAGGAAGTTCCAATCATCTTAG GAGAATGGTTCAATGCTGATCCTGAAGCCATTATTAGCCAAGCTCTACAAACTGGTGGAGGTCCAAATGTCTCTGATGCTTACACCATTAATGGCCTTCCGGGGCTCTTGTACAACTGCTCTGCAAAAG ATACATTCAAGCTAAAGGTCAAGCTAGGAAAGACATACCTTTTCCGTATGATCAATGCTGCACTCAATGACGAGCTTTTCTTCAGCATTGCAAATCACACACTCACAGTAGTCGATGCTGATGCAGTATATGTTAAACCTTTTGAGACTAACACAATACTTATAACACCAGGACAGACAACAAATGTCCTTTTGAAAACCAAATCTGAATACCCTAGTGCCACTTTTCTCATGACTGCTAGACCTTATGTTACTGGCCAAGGCACTTTTGACAACTCCACTGTTGCGGGAATTCTTGAATATGAATCCCCAATTTCTCATTCAACCAAATCAATGAAGAAACTTCCCATGTTCATGCCTACTTTACCTCCTCTAAATGACACTTCATTTGCTACCAATTTTAGCAAGAAACTCCGTAGTTTAGCAACTTCTCAATTTCCTACTAAAGTCCCTCAAAATGTTGACAAGCATTTCTTTTTTACAGTAGGCCTTGGCACAACTCCTTGTGACAAAAATCAAACTTGTCAAGGTCCTACTAATACAACCAAATTTGCAGCGTCAATTAATAACATATCATTTGTACAACCTACAACTGCACTGCTCCAATCTCATTTCATTGGACAATCAAATGGTGTTTATAGCCCTTATTTCCCTAATAATCCTTTGAATTGGTTCAATTATACCGGGAATCCTCCAAATAACACAATGGTTAGCAATGGTACTAAAGTTTTGGTACTTCCTTTTAATACAAGTGTTGAGCTTATTATGCAAGATACAAGCATTCTTGGTGCTGAAAGCCATCCACTTCATCTTCACGGCTTCAATTTCTTTGTCGTTGGTcaaggttttggtaattttgaccCTAATAAGGATCCTGCTAACTTCAATCTCATTGACCCTGTTGAGAGGAACACAGTAGGTGTGCCATCTGGTGGATGGGTCGCTATTCGATTTTTAGCTGATAATCCAG GTGTTTGGTTCATGCATTGTCACTTGGAAGTGCATACAAGTTGGGGATTGAAAATGGCATGGCTTGTCTTAGATGGAAAACTTCCCAATCAGAAGCTCCTTCCTCCTCCTTCTGATCTCCCAAAATGCTGA